The Bosea vestrisii genome segment CATCTTCGGCATGCTCGACGTCATCAACATGAGCCATGGCGAGTTCTACGCGATCGGCGCCTATGCGGCGCTCGCGCTCGGCGCGGCCGGCATCGGCTTCTGGTTCCTGCTTGTGCTGGTGCCGGTCCTGATGATCCCGCTCGGCATGGCCGCGGAACGGCTGCTGATCCGGCCGGTCTTCGACACCAAGGACCGCCACGTCACCACGCTGCTCGTCACCTTCGGACTGGGCCTCATCGTCGAGGATGTACTGAAGGTGATCTTCGGCGCCAACACCCAGCGCCCGCCCACGCCGATCCCCGGCGCCAGCGAGTTCTTCGGCATCATCCTGCCGAACTACCGGCTCTTCCTCATTCTGGTTGGCGCGGCGATCGTGCTGGGCGTGGCCTTTGTCGTCTACAAGACGCGGCTGGGCGCGATGGTCCGCGCCGCCGCCTTCGATCGCAACATGGCGGCCTCGCTCGGGGTGCCGGTCTCGCTCGTCTACGCCGGCACCTTCGCCTTCGGCGTCGGCCTCGCAGGCCTGGCGGGCGTGCTGCTCGCGCCGATCTACTCGGTCTTCCCCACCATGGGGCGCGACTTCATCCTGCTTGCCTTCACGGTGGTGATCGTCGGCGGCATGGGCTCGATCTGGGGCGCGGTCGTCGCCGGCCTCCTGCTGACGCAGGTGCAGGCGCTCGCGAGCCTCGTCATCTCGCCGGTCTGGACCGACCCGATCGTGTTCGGGACCATGGTCGCCTTTCTGGTTTTCCGCCCGCAGGGCCTGTTCGGGA includes the following:
- a CDS encoding branched-chain amino acid ABC transporter permease, with amino-acid sequence MSPIDYLQFVLAPQVVNGLALGVAVVLVALGLTIIFGMLDVINMSHGEFYAIGAYAALALGAAGIGFWFLLVLVPVLMIPLGMAAERLLIRPVFDTKDRHVTTLLVTFGLGLIVEDVLKVIFGANTQRPPTPIPGASEFFGIILPNYRLFLILVGAAIVLGVAFVVYKTRLGAMVRAAAFDRNMAASLGVPVSLVYAGTFAFGVGLAGLAGVLLAPIYSVFPTMGRDFILLAFTVVIVGGMGSIWGAVVAGLLLTQVQALASLVISPVWTDPIVFGTMVAFLVFRPQGLFGRLGHA